One region of Passer domesticus isolate bPasDom1 chromosome 19, bPasDom1.hap1, whole genome shotgun sequence genomic DNA includes:
- the TIMM22 gene encoding LOW QUALITY PROTEIN: mitochondrial import inner membrane translocase subunit Tim22 (The sequence of the model RefSeq protein was modified relative to this genomic sequence to represent the inferred CDS: deleted 1 base in 1 codon) has protein sequence MAAGPPSAPGEPAPPPPPQPLQYSLLLRYLVGDKRQPRVWDPAVLGGIPCPPKSEEQKMVERVMESCPFKAALACVGGFVLGGAFGIFTAGIDTNVGFDPKDPYRTPTAKEVLKDMGQRGISYAKNFAIVGAMFSCTECVVESYRGKSDWKNSVISGCITGGAIGFRAGLKAGVIGCGGFAAFSAAVDYYLR, from the exons ATGGCGGCCGGGCCGCCCTCAGCGCCGGGAGagccggcgccgccgccgccgccgcagccgcTGCAGTACAGCCTGCTGCTGCGGTACCTCGTGGGCGACAAGCGGCAGCCCCGCGTCTGGGAC CCCGCCGTCCTCGGCGGGATCCCCTGCCCGCCCAAGAGCGAGGAGCAGAAGATGGTGGAGCGGGTCATGGAGAGCTGCCCCTTCAAGGCGGCGCTGGCCTGCGTGGGAG GGTTTGTTCTGGGAGGTGCGTTTGGTATCTTCACAGCTGGCATCGACACCAACGTGGGGTTTGATCCCAAGGATCCCTATCGCACGCCCACGGCCAAAGAGGTGCTCAAGGACATGGGGCAGCGAGGCATCTCCTACGCCAAGAACTTTGCCATCGTGGGTGCCATGTTCTCCTGCACGGAATGCGTGGTGGAATCT TATCGTGGGAAGTCAGACTGGAAGAACAGCGTTATCAGTGGCTGCATCACGGGAGGAGCCATCGGCTTCAGAG CTGGGCTGAAGGCCGGGGTGATCGGCTGCGGGGGATTCGCCGCTTTCTCCGCTGCGGTCGATTACTACCTCCGGTAA